The following coding sequences lie in one Jonesia denitrificans DSM 20603 genomic window:
- the sucC gene encoding ADP-forming succinate--CoA ligase subunit beta yields the protein MDLFEYQARDIFEKHGVPVLGGVVATTPQEARNGAEQLGGGTVVVKAQVKTGGRGKAGGVKLAHSPQEAHDRAQEILGMDIKGHTVHRVMIAQGASIDQEFYVSILLDRANRSYLAMASVEGGMEIEQLAVERPEALARVAVDPTVGIDDAKAIEIAHAANFAPELTAKVVEVLKKLWVVYRDEDATLVEVNPLVLTSDGDIVALDGKVSLDDNASFRHPDHGDLADSEATDPLEAKAQENDLNYVKLDGEVGVIGNGAGLVMSTLDVVAYAGERHGGVRPANFLDIGGGASASVMAAGLDVILGDPQVKSVFVNVFGGITACDEVANGIVTALDILGDTATKPLVVRLDGNNVDEGRAILRAAAHPLVTLADTMDGGADRAAELANA from the coding sequence GTGGACCTGTTCGAATACCAAGCACGCGACATATTCGAGAAGCACGGCGTTCCCGTGCTCGGCGGCGTCGTTGCCACTACACCACAAGAAGCACGCAACGGAGCCGAACAACTGGGCGGCGGAACAGTCGTCGTCAAAGCCCAAGTGAAAACCGGCGGCCGCGGAAAAGCGGGCGGCGTCAAGCTGGCACACTCACCGCAAGAAGCACACGACCGCGCCCAAGAGATCCTTGGCATGGATATCAAAGGGCACACCGTCCACCGGGTCATGATCGCGCAAGGCGCTTCAATCGACCAAGAGTTCTACGTGTCCATTCTGTTGGATCGAGCAAACCGCTCCTACCTGGCAATGGCCAGTGTGGAAGGCGGCATGGAGATCGAACAACTCGCTGTCGAACGCCCCGAAGCACTCGCGCGCGTGGCCGTTGACCCCACAGTGGGCATCGATGACGCCAAAGCAATAGAAATCGCACACGCTGCGAACTTCGCCCCCGAACTCACCGCCAAAGTCGTAGAGGTCCTCAAAAAGTTGTGGGTCGTTTACCGTGACGAAGACGCCACACTCGTGGAAGTGAACCCTCTGGTTCTGACATCCGACGGTGACATTGTGGCACTCGACGGGAAAGTCTCACTCGACGACAACGCCTCCTTCCGACACCCAGACCACGGGGACCTTGCGGACTCAGAAGCAACAGACCCACTAGAAGCAAAAGCGCAAGAAAACGACCTCAACTACGTCAAACTTGATGGCGAAGTAGGAGTCATCGGTAACGGTGCTGGGCTTGTCATGTCAACCCTCGATGTTGTTGCTTACGCAGGAGAACGCCATGGTGGTGTCCGCCCCGCAAACTTCCTTGACATCGGCGGAGGTGCATCTGCGTCCGTCATGGCCGCCGGCCTCGACGTCATCCTCGGTGACCCCCAGGTCAAGTCAGTGTTCGTCAATGTGTTCGGGGGGATCACCGCGTGTGACGAAGTCGCCAATGGGATCGTCACAGCCCTTGACATCCTTGGCGACACTGCAACCAAACCGCTCGTTGTGCGACTCGATGGCAACAACGTCGACGAAGGTCGAGCAATTTTGCGTGCAGCAGCCCACCCCCTAGTCACCCTTGCCGACACGATGGACGGCGGAGCAGACCGCGCTGCCGAACTCGCCAACGCCTGA
- the sucD gene encoding succinate--CoA ligase subunit alpha, translating to MAIFINNDSRVIVQGMTGAEGHKHTTRMLASGTTIVGGVNPRKAGTSVEFPSPHGSVEIPVFGTVREAMDATGADVSVIFVPPAFTKAAVNEAIDAGMPLTVIITEGVPVADTAEFHTRAQHAGVRLVGPNCPGIISPGQSNVGIIPANITGRGPIGLVSKSGTLTYQMMYELRDFGFSTAIGIGGDPIIGTTHIDALAAFEADPDTEAIVMIGEIGGDAEERAAAYISEHVTKPVVGYVAGFTAPEGKTMGHAGAIVSGSSGTASAKKEALEAAGVRVGKTPSETAALMRDILTKK from the coding sequence ATGGCAATCTTCATCAACAACGACTCACGCGTCATCGTTCAGGGAATGACCGGCGCCGAAGGTCATAAACACACCACACGCATGCTTGCCAGCGGAACCACAATCGTTGGTGGGGTCAACCCCCGTAAAGCAGGGACCTCCGTTGAGTTCCCCAGCCCACACGGATCCGTGGAAATCCCAGTATTTGGAACCGTGCGCGAAGCAATGGATGCAACGGGAGCAGACGTCTCCGTCATCTTCGTTCCCCCCGCCTTCACAAAAGCAGCCGTGAACGAAGCGATCGACGCCGGTATGCCCCTCACCGTCATCATCACTGAAGGTGTGCCTGTCGCCGACACCGCTGAATTCCACACGCGGGCACAACACGCCGGTGTGCGTCTCGTCGGCCCCAACTGCCCGGGCATCATCAGCCCAGGACAATCCAACGTGGGAATTATTCCCGCGAACATCACCGGTCGTGGCCCCATCGGTCTCGTTTCCAAGTCTGGAACGCTGACCTATCAGATGATGTACGAACTGCGGGACTTCGGTTTCTCCACGGCAATTGGAATCGGCGGCGACCCCATTATTGGGACCACGCACATTGACGCGCTCGCCGCGTTTGAAGCAGACCCCGACACCGAAGCTATCGTCATGATCGGTGAGATTGGTGGTGACGCCGAGGAACGTGCCGCAGCCTACATCTCAGAACACGTGACAAAGCCCGTTGTTGGCTACGTTGCTGGTTTCACCGCTCCTGAAGGAAAAACGATGGGACACGCCGGGGCGATCGTTTCAGGGTCATCAGGAACCGCATCGGCAAAGAAAGAAGCGCTCGAAGCTGCCGGGGTGCGGGTGGGTAAAACCCCATCAGAGACAGCCGCGTTGATGCGTGACATTCTCACCAAGAAATAG
- a CDS encoding glycogen/starch/alpha-glucan phosphorylase — protein MDATHFADRFTTTLRHLRGVDLHSASDVDLRTALAHTVRAELIDTWQTTHGNPSTTPQRHVAYLSAEYLLGTQTRNALLATELTDTAREALASLGLSLDDITSREVEPGLGNGGLGRLAACFMDSLATLEIPATGYGIRYDYGIFRQTFQDGNQHEQPDTWLAHGSPWEISHPERAVTVHLGGHVDGDNTTRRWVPERHVLAIPCDYLVPGYKSHTVNLLRLWSARATDAFDLTIFNSGDYEKAVAARTYAETISHVLYPEDSTPQGRTLRLTQQYFFAAASLHDLLTRHLKAGRSLHTLPDAVTIQLNDTHPVIAIPELMRLLLDEHGLSWDDAWHITQQTFNYTCHTLLPEALEVWPLDILGPLLPRHLEIIFAINHHFLDDLRRSGADELRVRSMSLIQEHPVRAVRMAHLATVGSRTVNGVAELHSELLRTSVLAQFASYWPDRFTNVTNGVTPRRFLALANPELASLISDTLNVGDRWLKDLDLLRGLEDHVDDPAFIAAFREVKHNNKERLARTLANRDGIELNTNAMLDVMVKRLHEYKRQSLRILHVITQYAKMKNGLIDLATVTPRTVFFGAKAAPGYRLAKETISLINAVATTLNADDEIRPYLSIAFPANYNVTLAETAIPAADLSEQISLAGKEASGTGNMKFALNGALTIGTLDGANVEIRELVGPDNFFLFGMTEPDVVQRQRDGYHPHTVYEQSADLALAIDTISSGAFSPSEPGRYESLVSDWLWNDRFMALADYEDYARCQEAVDRHYANPDQWTRSAILNVARTGFFSSDRSIRDYQTRVWQRPTK, from the coding sequence ATGGACGCCACACACTTCGCCGACCGCTTCACCACCACACTGCGTCATCTCCGCGGAGTCGACCTCCACAGCGCTAGCGACGTCGACCTGCGTACCGCACTCGCCCACACAGTACGAGCCGAACTCATCGACACGTGGCAGACCACCCACGGCAATCCGTCAACCACACCGCAACGACACGTCGCCTACCTGTCCGCCGAATATCTCCTGGGTACCCAAACCCGCAACGCACTCCTCGCCACTGAACTCACCGACACAGCTCGAGAGGCCCTCGCCTCCCTAGGTCTATCACTCGACGACATCACCAGCCGAGAAGTCGAACCAGGCCTCGGTAACGGCGGACTAGGAAGACTTGCTGCCTGCTTCATGGATTCCCTCGCCACCCTGGAGATCCCCGCCACAGGGTACGGAATACGGTACGACTATGGCATCTTCCGACAAACATTTCAGGACGGAAATCAACACGAACAACCAGACACCTGGCTGGCTCACGGAAGCCCATGGGAGATCAGCCATCCAGAACGCGCAGTCACAGTCCATCTTGGTGGACACGTTGACGGTGACAACACAACACGACGCTGGGTACCCGAACGGCACGTCCTTGCCATTCCTTGTGACTACCTCGTTCCCGGATACAAGTCCCACACTGTCAATCTCCTGAGGTTATGGAGTGCACGAGCAACAGATGCCTTCGACCTCACCATATTCAACTCAGGAGACTACGAAAAAGCAGTCGCTGCACGCACCTACGCAGAAACAATCTCACACGTCCTCTATCCCGAAGATTCCACTCCCCAAGGACGCACACTTCGTCTGACCCAGCAGTACTTCTTCGCGGCAGCGTCCCTCCATGACCTGCTCACCAGACACCTCAAGGCCGGACGCTCGCTCCACACTCTCCCTGATGCCGTCACCATCCAGCTCAACGACACACACCCCGTCATCGCCATTCCTGAGCTCATGCGACTTCTCCTCGATGAGCACGGCCTGAGCTGGGATGACGCATGGCACATCACCCAACAGACCTTCAACTACACCTGCCACACACTCCTTCCTGAAGCCCTGGAAGTATGGCCACTTGACATCCTGGGGCCGCTTCTGCCACGGCACCTTGAGATCATCTTCGCCATCAACCACCACTTCCTCGATGACCTCCGCCGATCCGGGGCGGACGAACTCCGCGTTCGATCAATGTCCCTCATCCAAGAACACCCGGTTCGCGCGGTGCGTATGGCACACCTAGCAACAGTCGGATCCCGCACAGTCAATGGGGTAGCAGAACTTCATTCAGAGCTTCTGCGCACCTCGGTATTGGCACAATTCGCATCGTATTGGCCGGATCGTTTTACCAACGTCACCAATGGGGTCACACCGCGGCGCTTCCTCGCACTGGCAAATCCTGAACTAGCCAGCCTCATCTCTGACACCCTCAATGTTGGTGACAGGTGGCTCAAGGACCTTGATCTCCTGCGTGGACTCGAGGACCACGTCGATGACCCCGCCTTCATCGCAGCCTTCCGGGAAGTCAAGCACAACAACAAAGAACGACTTGCTCGCACGCTTGCTAATCGTGATGGGATCGAACTCAACACCAACGCCATGCTCGACGTCATGGTGAAACGTCTCCACGAGTACAAACGGCAGTCACTGCGAATTCTGCATGTCATTACCCAATACGCGAAAATGAAGAATGGACTGATTGACCTTGCAACGGTTACCCCACGCACTGTGTTCTTCGGTGCAAAGGCGGCCCCCGGGTATCGGCTTGCCAAGGAAACGATTTCGCTCATCAACGCTGTCGCCACAACGCTCAATGCGGACGACGAGATTCGCCCCTACTTAAGCATTGCCTTTCCAGCTAACTACAACGTCACACTCGCAGAAACCGCGATCCCTGCCGCAGATCTGTCTGAGCAAATCTCGTTAGCCGGCAAGGAAGCGTCGGGAACAGGCAACATGAAATTTGCGCTGAACGGTGCGTTGACTATTGGCACGCTGGACGGCGCTAACGTGGAAATCCGTGAACTCGTTGGCCCAGACAATTTCTTCTTGTTTGGAATGACAGAACCTGACGTTGTCCAACGACAACGCGACGGCTACCACCCCCACACTGTCTATGAGCAATCTGCTGATCTTGCTTTGGCCATCGACACCATCTCGTCAGGAGCTTTTAGCCCCTCTGAACCTGGGCGTTACGAGTCGCTTGTATCCGACTGGCTGTGGAACGACCGGTTCATGGCTCTCGCGGATTACGAGGACTACGCACGGTGCCAAGAAGCCGTCGACCGTCACTACGCCAACCCAGATCAGTGGACACGCAGCGCTATTCTCAACGTGGCGCGTACTGGGTTCTTTTCCTCTGACCGGTCGATTCGCGACTACCAAACGCGAGTATGGCAGCGCCCCACCAAGTAG
- a CDS encoding methyl-accepting chemotaxis protein, whose translation MSRIGSLTIAKKLTVLLVLTALTLIALTLISVTVTRERIYTEREDATRAVVETAWGIVNSYGEQAKAGTLSQEEAQQQALAVLEGLRYSGEEYFWVNDMNPTMIMHPFKPELNGSDLSGNADPDGKLLFVDMVDVVSANGEGFVNYQWPKPGVDAPQPKVSYVKGYEPWGWIVGSGVYVDDVNAAVMRDGGLLMAAAAVLVALVGAVTLGVKRSIVRPINTVTAALRSSDVTTRLDVGASRTELDHLAHALNGMLDRTTDITTGVAQAAHGIDAAAAQLAQSSEEIARTAHDSATRTTQVTQMSHRVSEGISTVAAGAQQMGASIAEISRGANEVSAMASNAVASSQSVTTTVTELGESSAAINDVVRAITSIAEQTNLLALNATIEAARAGDAGKGFAVVASEVKDLAQETARATGDITSRVESIQAAVEKAAQNIADITQLVISINDHQTTIAGAVEEQTATTHEIVTSVTAISEASHNMTSALEAVSEATDLSTSEAERVRSAASQLLTTAGDLQASLSVFTTATHSSNQ comes from the coding sequence ATGTCGCGCATAGGCTCGCTAACCATCGCCAAAAAACTGACCGTCCTCCTTGTCTTGACAGCTCTTACACTGATCGCACTCACACTGATTTCCGTGACCGTCACTCGCGAACGCATCTACACTGAGCGCGAGGACGCTACCAGAGCGGTCGTTGAAACGGCGTGGGGCATCGTTAATTCATACGGAGAACAGGCAAAAGCTGGCACACTGAGCCAGGAAGAAGCGCAACAACAAGCGCTTGCTGTCCTGGAAGGATTGCGCTACTCAGGGGAAGAATACTTCTGGGTCAACGACATGAACCCCACCATGATCATGCACCCCTTCAAACCTGAACTCAACGGTTCCGATCTCTCCGGTAACGCGGACCCAGACGGGAAGCTCCTCTTCGTTGACATGGTCGATGTCGTCTCGGCGAACGGCGAAGGGTTCGTGAACTATCAATGGCCAAAACCAGGAGTCGACGCACCACAACCCAAAGTGTCGTACGTTAAAGGGTATGAACCCTGGGGGTGGATTGTCGGTTCTGGAGTCTACGTTGACGATGTCAACGCCGCTGTCATGAGAGACGGAGGGCTCCTCATGGCCGCGGCCGCTGTGCTTGTCGCACTCGTCGGCGCCGTCACTCTGGGGGTGAAGCGTTCTATTGTGCGTCCCATCAACACCGTGACCGCAGCGCTGCGTAGTTCAGATGTCACCACCCGACTCGACGTCGGAGCAAGCCGTACGGAACTAGATCACCTCGCACACGCTCTCAACGGAATGCTCGATCGAACTACAGACATCACCACCGGTGTTGCACAAGCCGCCCACGGAATTGACGCGGCCGCAGCGCAACTTGCGCAATCAAGCGAAGAAATCGCGCGAACCGCACACGACTCGGCAACCCGCACCACACAAGTCACCCAAATGTCCCACCGTGTGTCTGAAGGAATCTCCACTGTCGCTGCGGGAGCTCAACAAATGGGAGCGTCCATTGCAGAAATCTCCCGTGGCGCCAACGAAGTGTCTGCGATGGCATCCAACGCTGTTGCTTCCTCACAGTCAGTGACCACGACCGTCACCGAACTCGGTGAATCCTCCGCCGCGATTAACGATGTGGTGCGAGCCATCACATCGATTGCGGAACAAACCAACCTGCTCGCCCTCAACGCCACTATCGAAGCGGCCCGAGCCGGAGACGCCGGGAAAGGGTTCGCCGTGGTCGCATCAGAAGTCAAAGATCTCGCCCAAGAAACAGCGCGCGCAACGGGCGATATCACCTCACGCGTGGAATCGATCCAAGCTGCGGTCGAGAAAGCTGCACAGAACATCGCAGACATCACGCAACTGGTGATCTCGATCAATGATCACCAAACTACGATCGCGGGTGCGGTCGAGGAACAAACAGCAACCACTCATGAGATTGTTACCTCGGTGACAGCAATCTCAGAAGCAAGCCACAATATGACGAGCGCCCTGGAAGCTGTCAGCGAAGCAACTGACCTGTCCACGTCTGAGGCAGAGCGTGTCCGTAGCGCGGCTAGCCAACTGCTCACAACAGCCGGGGACCTCCAGGCCAGTTTGTCCGTATTCACGACAGCGACGCACTCGAGTAACCAGTAA